Proteins encoded within one genomic window of Gambusia affinis linkage group LG23, SWU_Gaff_1.0, whole genome shotgun sequence:
- the kmt2e gene encoding inactive histone-lysine N-methyltransferase 2E isoform X6, protein MSIVIPVGVDTADTSYLDMAAGSDRPESVEASPVVVEKSSYPHQIYSSSSHHSHSYIGLPYADHNYGARPPPTPPASPPPSMLIRQGEVVPFGSGPQDEASRGTTLSTSEDSSYGTDITRCICGFTHDDGYMICCDKCSAWQHIDCMGIDRQNIPETYLCERCQPRHLDRERAILLQTRKRECLSDGDTSATESGDEVPLELYSTFQHTPTTITLTTGRLGNKQADKKRKKSGDKDPPASSARAKKAFREGSRKSSRVKGAAPDTEPAEPPSMWESKIKTWMERYEEASSNQYSEDVQVLLRVKEQGDGKNLAYNTHPASFKPPVESQVQKNKKILKAVRDLPPDSLIIEYRGKFMLRQQFEANGYFFKRPYPFVLFYSKFDGVEMCVDARSFGNEARFIRRSCTPNSEVRHVIEDGMLHLYIYSLRPISKGTEITIGFDFDYGSCKYKVDCACVKGNQECPVLKHNQEPTENLSVSGRRRGSRKDKESVRDDPGQNQNVALDGEGKGKSLGDGKQRKLSPLRLSISNNQTREERKMEAILQAFARMEKREKRREQALERIGSVKTEVGGRSDIKEEPPATPETVDSPAVMQPPLEIKEEPGLKPAKVKPSRNRKSFSRNRTHIGQQRRRARTISTCSDLTPSSPAEPVEPPATEMPEGETPAAPEPEVIPSHVPESSPPHSSSPAPDRTRTGSKSYKTKKHFVSEWVGEKQQDRGSVRTPEPVPDRPLRISSDPEVLATQLNALPGMTCSPQVYSTPKHYIRFSSPFLANRSPTTPGMPTGRRRSRELPETPPTSGSCKKRWLKQALEEEGSTSPARRPSLFLPGDGPLSPSVNGDSDSPLLFNGTCSLPELPTPLKKRRLSPLDACISESSTPYGSPCATPTRADHSEPSAAPSLLATPPRPRTEEPGAEPASSSTPTHALNAPQETESSEENSPEVSRKPSVQEADRPPSLASSPCLRTPVSDAASSDVKLPVPESPQLPAPESVDSGEERTDAALPDAAVEAASSADTCPSSSSSSSSSSYPGWIKSPDRGLAGPAGLNFSPVNSNLRDLTPSHTLEPLAAPFRPEPPAAGTPAAAAGTPALSGSQPPFSEAQGQLFYPCSEDGGSLVFSRLLNSDGEGGGSAQNPPQRKKVSLLEYRKRQREARRSGSKTECCSPVSTVLPLAVEAFPVALEPASEPPPPCSAAAVKEPQASEEAEASGEKEGGEGQWTSSTSVEQARERGYHRALLLSKDKDADGEVEGGDTPALRDCASPVLQKTPTHTPCSPGALPQPAGRLLKDEDGDAQPWSSNPNKPAGPKPAPLTPTKPPPPPPSSPVHYPKPGPQGSPYRSQRALFPAQPPPQTGPAAFPQFGTQTAPPPPPPPPAAPPASPAYFPNQSPAPAGPFAAFKPAVAPSFPPHGVHYQAAAAPPPPPPPPPHPTLLHLQPPQLLMTSPPPTQQAAALTPPPPPPPPPPTSNPHHYQFQTAMMHPGAAATASPSYPPPLQQTGLPPPPPPPPQQPAASQVPPGPRGAPATSNSFHNSGYLSTGWH, encoded by the exons ATGAGCATAGTCATCCCAGTAGGGGTGGACACAGCAGACACCTCATACCTGGACATGGCTGCAGGCTCAGA CAGACCAGAATCAGTGGAGGCCAGCCCCGTGGTGGTGGAAAAGTCCAGCTACCCACACCAGATTTACAGCAGCTCTTCTCACCATTCCCACAGTTACATCGGCCTGCCTTACGCT gacCATAATTATGGGGCGCGGCCCCCACCGACGCCGCCAGCCTCCCCACCGCCCTCTATGTTGATCCGACAGGGTGAGGTGGTTCCCTTCGGTTCCGGGCCCCAAGATGAAGCGTCCCGGGGCACAACGCTCAGCACGTCTGAAGACAGCAGCTACGGGACCGACATCACCCGATGCATCTGTGGCTTCACCCACGACGACGGCTACATGATCTGCTGTGACAAGTGCAG TGCCTGGCAGCACATAGACTGCATGGGCATCGACAGGCAGAACATTCCTGAGACCTACTTGTGCGAACGGTGCCAACCGCGACATCTGGACCGAGAGAGGGCCATCCTGCTTCAGACCAGGAAGAGAGAGTGTTTATCTG ATGGGGACACGAGCGCAACAGAGAGCGGAGATGAGGTTCCACTAGAGCTCTACTCCACCTTCCAGCACACACCCACCACCATCACGCTGACCACAGGCCGCCTTGGCAACAAACAGGCCGATAAGAAGCGCAAAAAGAGCGGCGACAAAGACCCGCCGGCCTCTTCTGCCCGCGCCAAGAAG GCCTTCAGAGAGGGGTCCAGAAAATCCTCTAGAGTGAAG GGTGCCGCTCCGGACACGGAGCCTGCGGAGCCCCCTTCTATGTGGGAGAGTAAAATCAAGACGTGGATGGAGCGTTACGAAGAGGCCAGCAGCAATCAGTACAGCGAGGATGTCCAGGTGCTGCTGCGTGTCAAAGAGCAAGGCGACGGCAAGAACCTGGCGTACAACACACACCCAGCCTCCTTCAAACCCCCAGTGGAG AGTCAGGTTCAGAAGAACAAGAAGATCCTCAAAGCCGTGCGGGACTTGCCTCCAGACTCCCTCATCATCGAGTACAGGGGGAAGTTCATGCTTCGGCAGCAGTTTGAGGCCAACGGTTACTTCTTCAAGAG gCCTTACccgtttgttttattttactcaaaatttGACGGAGTGGAGATGTGCGTGGATGCTCGCAGTTTTGGTAACGAAGCGCGTTTCATCCGTCGTTCCTGCACCCCCAACTCCGAG GTGCGGCATGTCATTGAGGACGGCATGCTCCATTTATACATCTACTCCCTGAGGCCGATCTCCAAAGGCACGGAAATCACAATCGGCTTTGATTTCGATTATGGCAGCTG taAATACAAGGTAGATTGTGCCTGTGTGAAGGGGAACCAGGAGTGCCCGGTGCTGAAGCACAACCAGGAGCCCACCGAGAACCTGAGCGTCAGCGGGAGACGCAGGGGCAGCCGCAAGGACAAGGAGTCGGTCCGAGACGacccgggtcagaaccagaacgtGGCTCTGGACGGCGAGGGGAAGGGGAAGAGTTTAGGAGACGGAAAGCAGAGGAAACTCTCCCCGCTGCGGCTCTCCATCTCAAACAACCAG ACTCGAGAGGAGCGGAAGATGGAGGCCATCCTGCAAGCATTCGCCAGAATGGAGAAGCGTGAGAAACGCAGGGAGCAGGCGCTGGAGCGAATCGGCAGCGTGAAGACGGAAGTGGGCGGCCGCAGCGATATCAAAGAGGAACCGCCGGCGACGCCAGAAACCGTCGATTCTCCAGCTGTCATGCAG CCGCCTCTTGAAATAAAGGAGGAGCCCGGACTGAAGCCGGCCAAGGTGAAACCGTCTCGGAACAGGAAGAGCTTCTCCAGGAACCGGACTCACATCGGGCAGCAGCGACGGCGCGCGCGCACCATCAGCACCTGCTCCGACCTGACGCCCAGCTCTCCAGCCGAACCCGTGGAGCCTCCAGCCACCGAAATGCCAGAAGGAGAGACGCCGGCGGCGCCAGAGCCTGAAGTAATCCCCTCTCATGTCCCAGAGAGCAGCCCTCCACACAGCAGCTCTCCAGCGCCGGACAGAACCCGCACCGGCAGCAAGAGCTACAAAACTAAAAAG CACTTCGTGAGCGAGTGGGTGGGGGAGAAACAGCAGGACCGCGGCAGCGTCCGCACGCCAGAACCGGTCCCGGATCGGCCGCTGAGAATAAGCAGCGACCCGGAAGTACTCGCCACGCAGCTGAACGCCTTGCCAGGCATGACCTGCTCTCCGCAGGTGTACAGCACGCCCAAACACTACATCCGCTTCTCGTCGCCGTTCCTAGCCAACCGTAGCCCGACCACGCCCGGCATGCCCACCGGGAGGCGCCGCTCCAGGGAGCTGCCGGAAACGCCACCGACCAGCGGCTCTTGTAAAAAG CGATGGTTGAAGCAGGCTCTGGAGGAGGAAGGCTCCACCAGCCCCGCCAGACGGCCCAGCCTTTTTCTGCCCGGCGACGGGCCGCTGAGCCCCTCCGTTAACGGAGACTCAGACAGTCCGCTGCTCTTCAACGGCACTTGCTCACTTCCAG AGTTGCCGACTCCCCTGAAGAAGCGACGGCTGAGCCCGCTGGACGCCTGCATATCGGAGAGCTCCACGCCGTACGGCTCGCCCTGCGCCACGCCGACCCGGGCGGACCACTCAGAACCGTCTGCGGCGCCCAGCCTCCTCGCCACCCCGCCCCGCCCCCGGACCGAAGAGCCCGGCGCAGAACCGGCCTCAAGTAGTACCCCAACGCACGCACTTAACGCCCCTCAAGAG ACAGAGTCTTCAGAGGAAAACTCACCGGAGGTCAGTCGGAAACCCTCCGTGCAAGAG GCTGATCGTCCTCCTTCGTTAGCGTCCTCGCCGTGTCTCCGAACTCCGGTCTCAGACGCAGCTTCTTCAGACGTCAAGCTTCCTGTCCCGGAGAGTCCGCAGCTTCCCGCTCCAGAGTCTGTGGACAGCGGAGAGGAGAGGACGGACGCCGCGCTCCCAGACGCCGCCGTCGAAGCTGCTTCCTCTGCAGACACCTGcccttcctcatcctcctcctcctcctcttcctcgtacCCGGGCTGGATCAAAAGCCCAGACAGAGGCCTGGCCGGACCAGCTGGTTTGAACTTCTCCCCGGTCAACTCTAACCTTCGGGACCTCACCCCGTCTCACACGCTGGAACCTCTGGCGGCTCCTTTCAGGCCGGAACCGCCGGCCGCTGGGACGCCAGCGGCAGCGGCGGGAACGCCGGCGCTGTCCGGCTCCCAACCGCCGTTCAGCGAGGCGCAGGGGCAACTGTTCTACCCCTGCTCTGAAGACGGCGGCTCGCTCGTCTTCTCCCGGTTGTTGAACAGCGACGGCGAAGGAGGAGGGTCCGCGCAGAACCCACCGCAGAGGaagaag GTTTCCTTGCTGGAATACAGGAAGCGGCAGCGAGAAGCTCGCCGCAGCGGCTCCAAGACCGAGTGCTGCTCTCCGGTTTCCACCGTGCTGCCGCTGGCCGTGGAGGCGTTCCCCGTGGCTCTGGAGCCCGCCAGCGAGCCACCGCCGCCATGCAGCGCTGCCGCCGTGAAGGAGCCTCAGGCCAGCGAGGAGGCCGAGGCGTCTGGAGAGAAGGAGGGCGGCGAAGGGCAGTG GACGTCGTCGACCTCAGTGGAGCAGGCCAGAGAGCGCGGCTACCACAGAGCGCTGCTGCTCAGCAAAGATAAGGATGCAG ATGGGGAAGTAGAAGGAGGCGACACCCCAGCACTACGAGACTGTGCATCTCCAGTCCTCCAGAAAACTCCAACCCACACA CCATGCTCTCCCGGCGCTCTCCCCCAGCCTGCCGGTCGGCTGCTGAAGGACGAAGATGGCGACGCTCAGCCATGGTCGTCAAATCCCAACAAGCCAGCCGGGCCCAAACCCGCCCCCCTGACCCCGACCAAGCCACCGCCGCCACCACCCTCCTCCCCAGTTCACTACCCAAAGCCGGGGCCGCAGGGTTCCCCCTACCGCAGCCAGAGGGCGCTGTTCCCCGCCCAGCCGCCGCCTCAAACCGGGCCGGCTGCGTTCCCTCAGTTCGGCACGCAGACGgcgccccctcctcctccacctccccccGCAGCTCCGCCTGCCTCCCCCGCCTACTTCCCCAACCAGAGCCCCGCCCCCGCTGGGCCCTTCGCCGCCTTCAAGCCGGCCGTCGCCCCCTCCTTCCCGCCGCACGGCGTCCACTACCAGGCCGCCGCTGCTCCCCCGCCGCCgccccctccccctcctcaCCCGACGCTGCTGCACCTGCAGCCGCCGCAGCTCCTGATGACCTCACCGCCACCGACGCAGCAGGCAGCGGCTCTGACCcccccgccgccgccgccgcctcctccCCCCACCTCTAACCCCCACCACTACCAGTTCCAGACGGCCATGATGCACCCCGGCGCCGCGGCAACCGCCTCCCCCTCCTACCCGCCGCCGCTGCAGCAGACCGGACTGCCGCCGCCCCCCCCTCCACCGCCGCAGCAGCCCGCCGCATCCCAGGTGCCCCCCGGCCCCCGCGGCGCTCCAGCGACCTCGAACTCCTTCCACAACTCGGGGTACCTGAGCACCGGCTGgcactga
- the kmt2e gene encoding inactive histone-lysine N-methyltransferase 2E isoform X3, whose amino-acid sequence MSIVIPVGVDTADTSYLDMAAGSDRPESVEASPVVVEKSSYPHQIYSSSSHHSHSYIGLPYADHNYGARPPPTPPASPPPSMLIRQGEVVPFGSGPQDEASRGTTLSTSEDSSYGTDITRCICGFTHDDGYMICCDKCSAWQHIDCMGIDRQNIPETYLCERCQPRHLDRERAILLQTRKRECLSDGDTSATESGDEVPLELYSTFQHTPTTITLTTGRLGNKQADKKRKKSGDKDPPASSARAKKAFREGSRKSSRVKGAAPDTEPAEPPSMWESKIKTWMERYEEASSNQYSEDVQVLLRVKEQGDGKNLAYNTHPASFKPPVESQVQKNKKILKAVRDLPPDSLIIEYRGKFMLRQQFEANGYFFKRPYPFVLFYSKFDGVEMCVDARSFGNEARFIRRSCTPNSEVRHVIEDGMLHLYIYSLRPISKGTEITIGFDFDYGSCKYKVDCACVKGNQECPVLKHNQEPTENLSVSGRRRGSRKDKESVRDDPGQNQNVALDGEGKGKSLGDGKQRKLSPLRLSISNNQDPELFEDLEDKTSVSNEVEMESEEQIAERRRKMTREERKMEAILQAFARMEKREKRREQALERIGSVKTEVGGRSDIKEEPPATPETVDSPAVMQPPLEIKEEPGLKPAKVKPSRNRKSFSRNRTHIGQQRRRARTISTCSDLTPSSPAEPVEPPATEMPEGETPAAPEPEVIPSHVPESSPPHSSSPAPDRTRTGSKSYKTKKHFVSEWVGEKQQDRGSVRTPEPVPDRPLRISSDPEVLATQLNALPGMTCSPQVYSTPKHYIRFSSPFLANRSPTTPGMPTGRRRSRELPETPPTSGSCKKRWLKQALEEEGSTSPARRPSLFLPGDGPLSPSVNGDSDSPLLFNGTCSLPELPTPLKKRRLSPLDACISESSTPYGSPCATPTRADHSEPSAAPSLLATPPRPRTEEPGAEPASSSTPTHALNAPQETESSEENSPEVSRKPSVQEADRPPSLASSPCLRTPVSDAASSDVKLPVPESPQLPAPESVDSGEERTDAALPDAAVEAASSADTCPSSSSSSSSSSYPGWIKSPDRGLAGPAGLNFSPVNSNLRDLTPSHTLEPLAAPFRPEPPAAGTPAAAAGTPALSGSQPPFSEAQGQLFYPCSEDGGSLVFSRLLNSDGEGGGSAQNPPQRKKVSLLEYRKRQREARRSGSKTECCSPVSTVLPLAVEAFPVALEPASEPPPPCSAAAVKEPQASEEAEASGEKEGGEGQWTSSTSVEQARERGYHRALLLSKDKDADGEVEGGDTPALRDCASPVLQKTPTHTPCSPGALPQPAGRLLKDEDGDAQPWSSNPNKPAGPKPAPLTPTKPPPPPPSSPVHYPKPGPQGSPYRSQRALFPAQPPPQTGPAAFPQFGTQTAPPPPPPPPAAPPASPAYFPNQSPAPAGPFAAFKPAVAPSFPPHGVHYQAAAAPPPPPPPPPHPTLLHLQPPQLLMTSPPPTQQAAALTPPPPPPPPPPTSNPHHYQFQTAMMHPGAAATASPSYPPPLQQTGLPPPPPPPPQQPAASQVPPGPRGAPATSNSFHNSGYLSTGWH is encoded by the exons ATGAGCATAGTCATCCCAGTAGGGGTGGACACAGCAGACACCTCATACCTGGACATGGCTGCAGGCTCAGA CAGACCAGAATCAGTGGAGGCCAGCCCCGTGGTGGTGGAAAAGTCCAGCTACCCACACCAGATTTACAGCAGCTCTTCTCACCATTCCCACAGTTACATCGGCCTGCCTTACGCT gacCATAATTATGGGGCGCGGCCCCCACCGACGCCGCCAGCCTCCCCACCGCCCTCTATGTTGATCCGACAGGGTGAGGTGGTTCCCTTCGGTTCCGGGCCCCAAGATGAAGCGTCCCGGGGCACAACGCTCAGCACGTCTGAAGACAGCAGCTACGGGACCGACATCACCCGATGCATCTGTGGCTTCACCCACGACGACGGCTACATGATCTGCTGTGACAAGTGCAG TGCCTGGCAGCACATAGACTGCATGGGCATCGACAGGCAGAACATTCCTGAGACCTACTTGTGCGAACGGTGCCAACCGCGACATCTGGACCGAGAGAGGGCCATCCTGCTTCAGACCAGGAAGAGAGAGTGTTTATCTG ATGGGGACACGAGCGCAACAGAGAGCGGAGATGAGGTTCCACTAGAGCTCTACTCCACCTTCCAGCACACACCCACCACCATCACGCTGACCACAGGCCGCCTTGGCAACAAACAGGCCGATAAGAAGCGCAAAAAGAGCGGCGACAAAGACCCGCCGGCCTCTTCTGCCCGCGCCAAGAAG GCCTTCAGAGAGGGGTCCAGAAAATCCTCTAGAGTGAAG GGTGCCGCTCCGGACACGGAGCCTGCGGAGCCCCCTTCTATGTGGGAGAGTAAAATCAAGACGTGGATGGAGCGTTACGAAGAGGCCAGCAGCAATCAGTACAGCGAGGATGTCCAGGTGCTGCTGCGTGTCAAAGAGCAAGGCGACGGCAAGAACCTGGCGTACAACACACACCCAGCCTCCTTCAAACCCCCAGTGGAG AGTCAGGTTCAGAAGAACAAGAAGATCCTCAAAGCCGTGCGGGACTTGCCTCCAGACTCCCTCATCATCGAGTACAGGGGGAAGTTCATGCTTCGGCAGCAGTTTGAGGCCAACGGTTACTTCTTCAAGAG gCCTTACccgtttgttttattttactcaaaatttGACGGAGTGGAGATGTGCGTGGATGCTCGCAGTTTTGGTAACGAAGCGCGTTTCATCCGTCGTTCCTGCACCCCCAACTCCGAG GTGCGGCATGTCATTGAGGACGGCATGCTCCATTTATACATCTACTCCCTGAGGCCGATCTCCAAAGGCACGGAAATCACAATCGGCTTTGATTTCGATTATGGCAGCTG taAATACAAGGTAGATTGTGCCTGTGTGAAGGGGAACCAGGAGTGCCCGGTGCTGAAGCACAACCAGGAGCCCACCGAGAACCTGAGCGTCAGCGGGAGACGCAGGGGCAGCCGCAAGGACAAGGAGTCGGTCCGAGACGacccgggtcagaaccagaacgtGGCTCTGGACGGCGAGGGGAAGGGGAAGAGTTTAGGAGACGGAAAGCAGAGGAAACTCTCCCCGCTGCGGCTCTCCATCTCAAACAACCAG GATCCTGAGTTATTTGAGGATCTAGAAGACAAAACCTCCGTTAGCAATGAAGTAGAGATGGAGTCAGAGGAGCAGAttgcagagaggaggaggaagatg ACTCGAGAGGAGCGGAAGATGGAGGCCATCCTGCAAGCATTCGCCAGAATGGAGAAGCGTGAGAAACGCAGGGAGCAGGCGCTGGAGCGAATCGGCAGCGTGAAGACGGAAGTGGGCGGCCGCAGCGATATCAAAGAGGAACCGCCGGCGACGCCAGAAACCGTCGATTCTCCAGCTGTCATGCAG CCGCCTCTTGAAATAAAGGAGGAGCCCGGACTGAAGCCGGCCAAGGTGAAACCGTCTCGGAACAGGAAGAGCTTCTCCAGGAACCGGACTCACATCGGGCAGCAGCGACGGCGCGCGCGCACCATCAGCACCTGCTCCGACCTGACGCCCAGCTCTCCAGCCGAACCCGTGGAGCCTCCAGCCACCGAAATGCCAGAAGGAGAGACGCCGGCGGCGCCAGAGCCTGAAGTAATCCCCTCTCATGTCCCAGAGAGCAGCCCTCCACACAGCAGCTCTCCAGCGCCGGACAGAACCCGCACCGGCAGCAAGAGCTACAAAACTAAAAAG CACTTCGTGAGCGAGTGGGTGGGGGAGAAACAGCAGGACCGCGGCAGCGTCCGCACGCCAGAACCGGTCCCGGATCGGCCGCTGAGAATAAGCAGCGACCCGGAAGTACTCGCCACGCAGCTGAACGCCTTGCCAGGCATGACCTGCTCTCCGCAGGTGTACAGCACGCCCAAACACTACATCCGCTTCTCGTCGCCGTTCCTAGCCAACCGTAGCCCGACCACGCCCGGCATGCCCACCGGGAGGCGCCGCTCCAGGGAGCTGCCGGAAACGCCACCGACCAGCGGCTCTTGTAAAAAG CGATGGTTGAAGCAGGCTCTGGAGGAGGAAGGCTCCACCAGCCCCGCCAGACGGCCCAGCCTTTTTCTGCCCGGCGACGGGCCGCTGAGCCCCTCCGTTAACGGAGACTCAGACAGTCCGCTGCTCTTCAACGGCACTTGCTCACTTCCAG AGTTGCCGACTCCCCTGAAGAAGCGACGGCTGAGCCCGCTGGACGCCTGCATATCGGAGAGCTCCACGCCGTACGGCTCGCCCTGCGCCACGCCGACCCGGGCGGACCACTCAGAACCGTCTGCGGCGCCCAGCCTCCTCGCCACCCCGCCCCGCCCCCGGACCGAAGAGCCCGGCGCAGAACCGGCCTCAAGTAGTACCCCAACGCACGCACTTAACGCCCCTCAAGAG ACAGAGTCTTCAGAGGAAAACTCACCGGAGGTCAGTCGGAAACCCTCCGTGCAAGAG GCTGATCGTCCTCCTTCGTTAGCGTCCTCGCCGTGTCTCCGAACTCCGGTCTCAGACGCAGCTTCTTCAGACGTCAAGCTTCCTGTCCCGGAGAGTCCGCAGCTTCCCGCTCCAGAGTCTGTGGACAGCGGAGAGGAGAGGACGGACGCCGCGCTCCCAGACGCCGCCGTCGAAGCTGCTTCCTCTGCAGACACCTGcccttcctcatcctcctcctcctcctcttcctcgtacCCGGGCTGGATCAAAAGCCCAGACAGAGGCCTGGCCGGACCAGCTGGTTTGAACTTCTCCCCGGTCAACTCTAACCTTCGGGACCTCACCCCGTCTCACACGCTGGAACCTCTGGCGGCTCCTTTCAGGCCGGAACCGCCGGCCGCTGGGACGCCAGCGGCAGCGGCGGGAACGCCGGCGCTGTCCGGCTCCCAACCGCCGTTCAGCGAGGCGCAGGGGCAACTGTTCTACCCCTGCTCTGAAGACGGCGGCTCGCTCGTCTTCTCCCGGTTGTTGAACAGCGACGGCGAAGGAGGAGGGTCCGCGCAGAACCCACCGCAGAGGaagaag GTTTCCTTGCTGGAATACAGGAAGCGGCAGCGAGAAGCTCGCCGCAGCGGCTCCAAGACCGAGTGCTGCTCTCCGGTTTCCACCGTGCTGCCGCTGGCCGTGGAGGCGTTCCCCGTGGCTCTGGAGCCCGCCAGCGAGCCACCGCCGCCATGCAGCGCTGCCGCCGTGAAGGAGCCTCAGGCCAGCGAGGAGGCCGAGGCGTCTGGAGAGAAGGAGGGCGGCGAAGGGCAGTG GACGTCGTCGACCTCAGTGGAGCAGGCCAGAGAGCGCGGCTACCACAGAGCGCTGCTGCTCAGCAAAGATAAGGATGCAG ATGGGGAAGTAGAAGGAGGCGACACCCCAGCACTACGAGACTGTGCATCTCCAGTCCTCCAGAAAACTCCAACCCACACA CCATGCTCTCCCGGCGCTCTCCCCCAGCCTGCCGGTCGGCTGCTGAAGGACGAAGATGGCGACGCTCAGCCATGGTCGTCAAATCCCAACAAGCCAGCCGGGCCCAAACCCGCCCCCCTGACCCCGACCAAGCCACCGCCGCCACCACCCTCCTCCCCAGTTCACTACCCAAAGCCGGGGCCGCAGGGTTCCCCCTACCGCAGCCAGAGGGCGCTGTTCCCCGCCCAGCCGCCGCCTCAAACCGGGCCGGCTGCGTTCCCTCAGTTCGGCACGCAGACGgcgccccctcctcctccacctccccccGCAGCTCCGCCTGCCTCCCCCGCCTACTTCCCCAACCAGAGCCCCGCCCCCGCTGGGCCCTTCGCCGCCTTCAAGCCGGCCGTCGCCCCCTCCTTCCCGCCGCACGGCGTCCACTACCAGGCCGCCGCTGCTCCCCCGCCGCCgccccctccccctcctcaCCCGACGCTGCTGCACCTGCAGCCGCCGCAGCTCCTGATGACCTCACCGCCACCGACGCAGCAGGCAGCGGCTCTGACCcccccgccgccgccgccgcctcctccCCCCACCTCTAACCCCCACCACTACCAGTTCCAGACGGCCATGATGCACCCCGGCGCCGCGGCAACCGCCTCCCCCTCCTACCCGCCGCCGCTGCAGCAGACCGGACTGCCGCCGCCCCCCCCTCCACCGCCGCAGCAGCCCGCCGCATCCCAGGTGCCCCCCGGCCCCCGCGGCGCTCCAGCGACCTCGAACTCCTTCCACAACTCGGGGTACCTGAGCACCGGCTGgcactga